The following proteins come from a genomic window of Taeniopygia guttata chromosome 25, bTaeGut7.mat, whole genome shotgun sequence:
- the LOC121468930 gene encoding potassium-transporting ATPase alpha chain 1-like, whose product MGKESLELRPSPRGWGRRKERQRLEEMKQELELDDHKLDVKELEIKYGTSATKGLSEAEAAARLQRDGPNALRPPRGTPGCVRFGQQLAGGLQCLIWVAAAICLIAYGVQRGQGDCGSSDNVSDTPGHRYSTPGHTWAHLGAVIAHLGTHTPTICLIAYGVQRGQGDRGSSDNLYLAVALIAVVVVTGCFGYYQEFKSTNIIASFRNLVPQQATVVWAGQTLLVLGDLVEIKGGDRVPVDIRVLAAQGCKVDNSSLTRESEPQTRSPECTHESHLEMRNIAFFSTMCLEGERTCGHLGVLGV is encoded by the exons ATGGGCAAAGAG aGTTTGGAGCTGCGCCCCTCCCCCCGGGGGTGGGGCCGGCGCAAGGAGCGGCAGCGGCTGGAGGAGATGAAGCAGGAGCTGGAACTG GACGATCACAAACTGGACGTGAAGGAGCTCGAGATCAAATATGGCACCAGCGCCACCAAG GGCCTGTCCGAGGCGGAGGCGGCCGCGCGGCTGCAGCGGGACGGGCCGAACGCGCTGCGGCCGCCGCGGGGCACGCCGGGCTGCGTGCGCTTCGGCCAGCAGCTGGCCGGGGGGCTGCAGTGCCTCATATGGGTGGCAGCCGCGATCTGCCTGATCGCCTACGGCGTGCAGCGCGGGCAGGGCGACTGCGGCAGCTCGGACAACGTGagtgacacacctgggcacaggtacagcacacctgggcacacctgggcacacctgggggcagttatagcacacctgggcacacacacacccaccaTCTGCCTGATCGCCTACGGCGTGCAGCGCGGGCAGGGCGACCGCGGCAGCTCCGACAAC CTGTACCTGGCCGTGGCCCTCATCGCCGTCGTGGTGGTCACCGGCTGCTTCGGCTACTACCAGGAGTTCAAGAGCACCAACATCATCGCCAGCTTCCGCAACCTGGTCCCGCAG CAAGCCACGGTGGTGTGGGCGGGGCAGACGCTGCTCGTCCTGGGCGACCTGGTGGAGATCAAAGGCGGCGACCGAGTCCCGGTCGACATCCGCGTGCTGGCGGCGCAGGGCTGCAAG GTGGACAACTCCTCGCTGACCAGGGAGTCAGAGCCGCAGACGCGCTCACCTGAGTGCACCCATGAGTCCCACCTGGAGATGCGCAACATCGCCTTCTTCTCCACCATGTGCCTGGAAGGTGAGCGCACCTgcgggcacctgggg GTTCTGGGGGTTTGA